In candidate division KSB1 bacterium, the following are encoded in one genomic region:
- a CDS encoding acetyl-CoA carboxylase carboxyltransferase subunit alpha: MKTQRKYILEFEKPIVEIERRIAELKEYSLSEDLEIIKEIERLELKAQKLRRAVYSRLTRWQRVQLARHPERPYTLDYIQRIFTDFIELHGDRAFGDDPAMVTGIGKLDGRPVAIVGQQKGRDTKEKLRRNFGSPHPEGYRKALRIMKLAAKFNRPVISFIDTPGAYPGVGAEERGQAEAIARNLFEMSRLPVPILILIIGEGASGGALGIGVGDRVMMMENTWYSVISPEGCAAILFHDSSQAEHAAEAMKVTAPDLVEMGLVDRVVEEPEGGAHTDHDAAAEIVKRVLIEELDALCRIPADELVRRRIEKYAAMGVWKEE, encoded by the coding sequence ATGAAAACGCAGCGAAAATACATCCTAGAGTTCGAAAAGCCGATCGTAGAGATCGAACGGCGCATTGCCGAGTTGAAGGAATACTCTTTGAGCGAAGACCTCGAGATCATAAAAGAGATCGAGAGACTGGAGCTCAAGGCGCAAAAGCTGCGCCGGGCCGTCTATTCGCGGTTGACCCGCTGGCAGAGGGTGCAGCTGGCGCGGCACCCCGAGCGGCCTTATACGTTGGACTATATTCAGCGAATTTTCACCGATTTCATCGAGCTGCACGGAGATCGGGCTTTTGGCGATGACCCGGCCATGGTCACCGGCATCGGCAAATTGGACGGCAGGCCGGTGGCCATTGTCGGCCAGCAGAAGGGGCGGGACACCAAGGAGAAACTGCGCCGTAATTTCGGTTCGCCGCATCCTGAAGGCTATCGGAAGGCGTTGCGCATCATGAAGCTGGCGGCCAAATTCAATCGGCCGGTCATTTCCTTCATTGACACGCCGGGGGCTTATCCGGGCGTCGGCGCGGAGGAGCGCGGTCAGGCGGAGGCGATCGCCCGCAACCTTTTTGAAATGTCGCGACTGCCGGTCCCCATTCTCATCCTGATCATCGGTGAGGGAGCCAGCGGCGGCGCTTTGGGGATCGGCGTCGGCGACCGCGTAATGATGATGGAAAACACCTGGTATTCGGTGATCTCGCCCGAAGGCTGCGCGGCCATTCTTTTTCACGACTCTTCGCAGGCCGAGCATGCCGCCGAAGCCATGAAGGTGACGGCGCCGGATTTGGTCGAAATGGGATTGGTCGATCGCGTGGTCGAAGAGCCGGAAGGAGGCGCGCACACAGACCATGATGCGGCCGCCGAAATCGTCAAGCGGGTCCTTATCGAAGAGCTCGATGCGCTGTGCCGAATCCCGGCGGACGAGCTGGTCCGGAGGCGAATCGAAAAGTATGCGGCCATGGGCGTTTGGAAAGAAGAGTAA
- a CDS encoding DUF2809 domain-containing protein, with translation MRLTKKLAYCAVASVWLAAAFASKYYRGPGDAFAEAYLGDFFIVGVLYYVLSAVAQKLTPLRRLAAVALFALAVEAFQATGLPRSWNLPRPLSFVFGTQFDFYDTAFYLAGLGFSRIVERLYIEKANAEIL, from the coding sequence ATGAGATTGACCAAAAAGCTCGCTTATTGCGCCGTAGCGTCTGTATGGTTGGCCGCGGCTTTTGCTTCGAAATATTACCGCGGGCCGGGAGACGCTTTTGCCGAGGCCTACCTTGGCGATTTTTTTATCGTCGGCGTGCTCTATTACGTTCTTTCGGCCGTTGCGCAGAAATTGACTCCCCTTAGGCGATTGGCGGCCGTGGCGCTGTTTGCGTTGGCGGTCGAAGCCTTTCAGGCAACCGGACTGCCGCGCTCCTGGAATCTGCCGCGTCCGTTAAGTTTTGTATTCGGCACGCAATTTGACTTTTATGACACGGCGTTTTACCTTGCCGGTTTGGGCTTCAGCCGAATCGTCGAACGACTTTATATTGAAAAAGCAAATGCCGAAATCCTTTGA
- a CDS encoding NAD-binding protein, whose amino-acid sequence MPSVLKESSYSYRLAFREYRRVLRRLFIAVALLFVLIGLGVIGYRQLMGWKLIDCLYMTVITIGTVGFREIAPLTPEAQLFTIFLIFGGLAVGGYAFGNIAAFFTEGQLNNILKGRRMVWEITNLKDHVIVCGYGKIGREVCRQLTAVGHPFIVIDKDESKIDEALEQDILAVIGDASEDEVLLKVGVRNARALVSAISDDSANVYLVLTARALNEKLYIVARGADETARKKLLRVGANQVVSPFEIGARRMAAYAVKAEMVDLVDALSLGGKSDLLVERIKVEAGSELDGVRLNESKIRTKTDGAMVIGVGTHEEKIEINPSADLTLYAGNCLLAIGTTAQLEALRKLAQTR is encoded by the coding sequence ATGCCGTCGGTGCTGAAAGAAAGCAGCTACAGCTATCGTCTGGCTTTTCGCGAATACCGCAGAGTCTTACGGCGGCTTTTTATTGCCGTAGCTCTTTTATTTGTGCTAATTGGACTCGGTGTGATCGGCTATCGCCAGTTGATGGGTTGGAAACTCATCGACTGCCTCTACATGACCGTTATAACCATCGGCACGGTTGGTTTTCGCGAAATTGCACCGCTGACCCCTGAAGCGCAGTTGTTTACCATTTTTTTGATTTTCGGAGGACTGGCAGTCGGCGGCTATGCCTTCGGCAATATTGCCGCTTTTTTTACCGAAGGACAGTTGAACAATATTCTAAAAGGTCGGCGTATGGTATGGGAAATAACCAATCTAAAAGACCATGTCATTGTGTGCGGCTACGGCAAAATCGGCCGCGAAGTATGCCGCCAACTGACCGCCGTTGGACATCCGTTTATCGTGATCGATAAAGATGAAAGCAAAATCGACGAGGCGCTCGAACAGGATATCTTGGCCGTTATCGGCGATGCTTCAGAAGATGAGGTTCTGCTCAAAGTCGGAGTAAGAAATGCCCGTGCGCTTGTTTCGGCGATTTCGGACGATTCGGCGAACGTCTACCTGGTGTTGACGGCCCGCGCTTTGAACGAAAAGCTGTACATTGTGGCGCGCGGCGCCGATGAAACGGCGCGTAAAAAGCTGCTGCGCGTCGGCGCCAACCAGGTGGTTTCGCCTTTTGAAATCGGCGCGCGGCGAATGGCCGCCTATGCCGTCAAAGCGGAAATGGTCGATCTGGTCGATGCCCTTTCCTTGGGAGGAAAGAGCGATCTGCTGGTTGAACGGATCAAAGTCGAAGCCGGAAGTGAACTCGACGGCGTTCGCCTGAACGAGTCGAAAATCCGCACCAAAACCGACGGCGCAATGGTCATCGGGGTTGGCACCCATGAGGAAAAGATCGAGATCAATCCTTCCGCCGACCTCACTCTTTATGCCGGAAATTGTCTCTTGGCCATCGGCACAACGGCGCAGTTGGAAGCCCTGCGTAAACTCGCGCAAACCCGATGA
- a CDS encoding glycerophosphodiester phosphodiesterase family protein yields the protein MPKSFDDPFLILAHRGASREAPENTLAAFRRAFALGVDGIELDVQLTADGELIVIHDETVNRTTNGRGRVERKTWAELQTLDAGTWFSEQFAGERLPSLAQVLDEAEGVLVDVEIKKCRDSKLLKERLSALIPPHKANAFLITSFDSSIIEEFKTMRPDLRTGLLLNGRKKLAGSWEFVLPHHRLVDELFCARAAEAGKKIIVWTVDEEKDVNRLLQLGVGRFITNEPQKVQKIVQTAKNGLTLI from the coding sequence ATGCCGAAATCCTTTGACGACCCTTTTCTCATTCTCGCTCACCGCGGCGCCTCCCGCGAAGCGCCTGAAAACACTTTGGCGGCTTTTCGTCGCGCCTTTGCCCTCGGCGTGGACGGGATTGAATTGGACGTGCAGCTGACGGCAGACGGCGAACTAATTGTCATCCACGACGAAACCGTCAACCGAACCACGAACGGCCGCGGCCGAGTCGAGCGCAAAACATGGGCCGAGCTGCAGACGCTCGACGCCGGAACGTGGTTTTCAGAGCAATTTGCCGGTGAACGGCTGCCCTCTTTGGCGCAAGTGCTCGACGAAGCGGAGGGGGTTCTCGTCGACGTCGAAATCAAAAAATGCCGCGACAGTAAACTTTTGAAGGAACGCCTTTCGGCCCTTATTCCGCCGCACAAAGCAAATGCGTTTTTGATCACTTCGTTTGATTCGAGCATTATCGAGGAATTCAAAACGATGCGTCCCGATCTGCGAACCGGCCTGTTGTTGAACGGCAGGAAAAAATTGGCAGGGAGCTGGGAGTTCGTCCTGCCGCATCATCGTTTAGTGGATGAACTCTTTTGTGCGCGTGCGGCAGAGGCGGGGAAAAAAATCATCGTGTGGACCGTGGACGAGGAAAAAGATGTAAACCGACTTTTGCAGCTTGGCGTCGGCCGATTCATCACCAATGAACCGCAGAAAGTGCAAAAGATCGTGCAAACGGCTAAAAATGGCTTGACTCTAATCTGA
- a CDS encoding glycosyltransferase translates to MTLSIVIVNYNVREFLEQALVSVQKAVRHIDCEIWVVDNASSDGSAAFLRRKFPDVKLIANEQNLGFARANNQALRQATGQYICLLNPDTIVQENTFDVLLRYMEDHPDVGMVGAKILNADGSLQPACRRSFPTPWVAFTKIVGLAALFPKSRWFGRYNLTFLDPDQEADVEAISGSFMFVRRSVIEKVGGLDEDFFMYGEDLDWCYRIREAGYRIRYVPYTQIIHFKGESSKKSLLQQRLLFYEAMRLFVRKHFKKRIAWISLWGLLMAIYLRAALSFIGALFRKAAWPLFDAGVMAASLAAAILWRFFPSFPWQPFLPVYLIYSIVWITALGAYGCYSRHHLSAAKASSGVLLGWLINTSITFFLRQYAFSRAVVLLSGAINLLLLPGWRIMLNFLLRHRVSFLSKIFGKYLLERRSLVVGDAQACAQIIRRLRNAGSGRYEATGVVLIENDPSVETIEGVSVVGFLPDLPEIIRRERAHEVIFAAEALPYEKMLAAIARSKGLQISFKMVPSQLDVVIGKATLDYLEDIPFIDIDYRLYKKSFQFLKRSFDIFAAGVLLTAGFPAFCRLRWICKAPLVSLPIKDGRNRTVSAQIFQSDSFWRIYPLLPAVLRGELSIVGRSFNNGYEIETALLKPGIAALDDFPSPAITNDEERKRFIIYYLKNYSPFLDLKILFMTAKLRKKKP, encoded by the coding sequence TTGACGCTGAGCATCGTTATCGTAAATTATAACGTTCGGGAATTCCTCGAGCAGGCGCTGGTTTCCGTTCAGAAAGCCGTCAGGCATATCGACTGCGAAATCTGGGTCGTTGACAACGCCTCTTCCGACGGCAGCGCAGCGTTTCTGCGCAGAAAATTTCCCGATGTTAAGCTGATAGCCAATGAGCAAAACCTGGGCTTTGCGCGCGCCAATAATCAAGCTCTGCGGCAGGCGACCGGTCAATACATCTGCCTTTTGAACCCGGACACCATCGTTCAGGAAAATACGTTCGATGTCCTTTTGCGCTACATGGAAGATCATCCGGACGTCGGTATGGTCGGCGCCAAGATCCTGAACGCGGACGGCTCTCTGCAGCCGGCCTGCCGACGCAGTTTCCCGACGCCGTGGGTGGCTTTTACCAAGATCGTCGGTCTGGCCGCTCTTTTCCCCAAAAGCCGCTGGTTCGGACGCTACAATTTGACTTTTCTCGATCCGGATCAGGAGGCGGATGTTGAGGCCATTTCCGGCTCGTTTATGTTCGTCCGTCGTTCAGTCATCGAAAAGGTCGGCGGGCTGGACGAGGATTTTTTTATGTACGGCGAGGACCTGGATTGGTGTTACCGAATCCGTGAGGCCGGTTACCGTATTCGCTATGTGCCGTACACGCAAATCATTCACTTCAAGGGTGAAAGTTCCAAAAAGAGCCTGCTGCAGCAGCGGCTTTTGTTCTATGAGGCCATGCGGCTGTTTGTGCGCAAGCATTTCAAAAAAAGGATCGCCTGGATTTCTCTTTGGGGCCTGCTGATGGCCATTTATCTTCGTGCCGCGCTTTCGTTTATCGGCGCACTCTTTCGTAAAGCCGCTTGGCCCCTTTTCGATGCCGGTGTTATGGCAGCTTCGTTGGCTGCGGCGATTTTGTGGCGGTTTTTCCCTTCTTTTCCTTGGCAGCCGTTTCTGCCGGTCTATTTAATCTACTCGATCGTTTGGATAACCGCTCTGGGGGCTTACGGGTGCTATTCGCGCCATCACCTCTCAGCGGCCAAAGCCTCATCGGGCGTCCTATTGGGATGGCTGATCAACACGTCGATCACTTTTTTCCTGCGGCAATATGCCTTTTCCCGCGCCGTCGTTCTGCTTTCGGGCGCTATCAATCTGCTTCTCCTTCCCGGCTGGCGCATAATGCTCAATTTTTTGCTGCGGCATCGTGTCTCCTTTTTATCCAAGATATTCGGCAAATATTTGCTGGAACGCCGTTCTTTGGTCGTCGGCGATGCGCAAGCCTGCGCCCAGATTATCCGTCGTCTGCGCAATGCCGGCTCCGGACGTTATGAGGCGACCGGTGTTGTGCTCATCGAAAACGATCCGTCGGTGGAAACCATTGAAGGGGTATCAGTGGTGGGATTTCTCCCCGACTTGCCGGAAATCATCAGACGGGAGCGGGCGCACGAAGTTATTTTTGCCGCCGAAGCGCTTCCCTATGAAAAAATGCTGGCTGCGATCGCCCGATCCAAAGGCCTGCAGATCAGTTTCAAAATGGTGCCCAGTCAACTGGATGTGGTGATCGGCAAAGCCACGCTTGATTATCTGGAAGATATTCCGTTTATTGACATCGATTATCGGCTTTACAAAAAGAGTTTTCAATTTCTCAAGCGTTCTTTCGACATCTTTGCGGCCGGTGTATTGTTGACGGCGGGATTCCCGGCGTTTTGTCGGTTGCGGTGGATTTGTAAAGCGCCGCTCGTGTCGTTGCCGATAAAGGACGGACGCAACAGAACCGTATCGGCGCAGATCTTTCAAAGCGATTCATTCTGGCGTATTTATCCGCTGCTTCCTGCGGTTCTGCGCGGAGAGCTGTCTATCGTCGGTCGCAGCTTTAACAACGGCTATGAGATCGAAACCGCATTGTTGAAACCAGGAATAGCGGCGCTCGACGATTTTCCCTCTCCGGCCATCACCAATGATGAAGAACGGAAGCGATTCATCATTTATTACTTAAAAAATTATTCGCCTTTTCTTGATTTAAAGATTCTCTTTATGACGGCAAAATTGCGAAAGAAGAAACCATGA